A genome region from Nitrospira sp. includes the following:
- a CDS encoding P-II family nitrogen regulator, whose product MAALTLHPMKEIRVIVSGEHRPFVTELLDKVEATGYTIIGNISGKGHHGVREAHFMFSEQESLVMIMAVVPEEKVEPVLAGLRPLFERHSGVMFVSDVAVSRREYFGKKNAKS is encoded by the coding sequence ATGGCCGCACTCACGTTGCATCCCATGAAAGAAATTCGCGTCATCGTGTCGGGTGAGCATCGGCCCTTTGTGACCGAGTTGTTGGACAAGGTGGAGGCGACCGGCTACACCATCATCGGCAATATCTCGGGGAAAGGCCATCATGGCGTCCGTGAAGCCCATTTTATGTTCAGTGAGCAGGAGAGCCTGGTCATGATCATGGCGGTGGTGCCGGAAGAAAAGGTGGAACCGGTGCTGGCCGGGTTACGACCGCTGTTCGAACGACACTCGGGCGTCATGTTCGTCTCCGATGTCGCCGTCAGCCGACGCGAATACTTCGGCAAGAAGAACGCCAAGTCCTGA